In the genome of Desulfofarcimen acetoxidans DSM 771, one region contains:
- a CDS encoding RNA-guided endonuclease InsQ/TnpB family protein has protein sequence MQIVYRFEMRPTKEQQKKMFHTLKLCRKLYNWSLSERQRVYKGTGQGLTYNKQQNMLPGYTKEHLEYKQVHSQVMQDTLRRVDFAYQRFFAKEAGYPRFKNRDHYTSFTYPQVDAVKKTFSKPGKIYLSKIGFVKMTTHREFDASQISRVNIKYHGGKWYANLTAEVEVLENLTDSTKSIGIDVGLEHFAVLSDSTEIETPKYYRKSERKLAKQQRRLSRKKKGSNNRGKAKTKVAKLHAKITNQRKDFLHKTSLDVVQSHDIVFMEDLKIKNMVKNHYLAKSIHDASWGTFRNLVEYKCHRYGKIFLPVPPHGTSQTCLCGANVPKDLSVRVHRCPACGMVMPRDLVSAILIERRGLEMLAA, from the coding sequence TTGCAAATTGTCTACCGGTTTGAAATGCGTCCGACCAAAGAGCAACAGAAAAAAATGTTTCACACACTAAAACTTTGCCGGAAACTCTATAACTGGTCTTTATCTGAGCGTCAGCGTGTGTATAAAGGAACCGGCCAGGGGTTGACATATAATAAACAGCAGAATATGCTGCCGGGCTATACAAAAGAACATCTGGAATACAAGCAAGTTCATAGTCAGGTAATGCAGGATACTTTGCGCCGGGTAGACTTTGCCTATCAGCGGTTTTTTGCCAAAGAAGCTGGATACCCCCGGTTCAAAAACCGTGACCATTACACATCATTTACCTATCCCCAGGTGGATGCTGTAAAGAAAACTTTCTCTAAGCCAGGTAAAATCTATCTCTCTAAGATTGGTTTTGTAAAAATGACAACTCACCGGGAATTTGATGCCAGTCAAATATCCAGGGTTAACATAAAGTATCACGGTGGTAAGTGGTACGCTAATTTGACCGCCGAAGTGGAAGTACTCGAAAATCTTACCGACAGTACCAAATCCATTGGAATAGACGTGGGCCTTGAACATTTTGCGGTATTGTCTGATAGTACAGAAATAGAAACCCCAAAATACTATCGTAAATCAGAAAGGAAGTTAGCCAAACAACAGCGAAGACTTTCTCGCAAAAAGAAAGGTTCTAACAACCGAGGGAAAGCTAAAACTAAAGTGGCTAAACTTCATGCTAAGATAACTAATCAACGGAAAGACTTTCTACACAAGACCAGTCTAGACGTGGTTCAGAGCCATGATATTGTCTTCATGGAAGACCTAAAGATCAAGAACATGGTCAAAAATCACTACCTAGCTAAAAGCATTCATGATGCTTCATGGGGTACATTCAGAAACCTTGTGGAGTATAAATGTCACAGATATGGTAAAATATTTCTTCCTGTCCCTCCTCATGGCACTTCCCAGACATGTCTTTGTGGTGCCAATGTGCCAAAGGATTTGAGTGTCAGAGTGCACCGGTGTCCTGCTTGTGGAATGGTTATGCCTAGGGATTTGGTGTCAGCCATATTGATAGAACGTCGTGGCTTAGAAATGCTAGCGGCTTAG